A genomic segment from Spinacia oleracea cultivar Varoflay chromosome 3, BTI_SOV_V1, whole genome shotgun sequence encodes:
- the LOC110783844 gene encoding uncharacterized protein isoform X3 has product MLEVKLLLEDDPGNSEYKDMEKELEEVIALTEEILETTKQNQNFLSAISSSASTSDTLQNSNGIAQYEMDSMNMLDQQDRFPVGTKIQAVWSEDGEWYNATVEACTPIGYFVRFDEWGNKEEVDPANVRLLQDEDDDAGVDTLLNAEKEAEATKQALKRKIAQAATGDFQSRSLPAKLRINPDDPEDVKAVKRKKIHSFKSKVRFEQLEVTQNKRQNAWQQFQSTKGRAKKVGFFSGRKKESIFKSPEDPQGKVGVTGSGKGLTDFQKREKHLHLKGANIDNENGEADD; this is encoded by the exons ATGCTAGAG gtTAAATTGCTCTTGGAGGATGACCCAGGAAATTCTGAATATAAGGacatggaaaaggaacttgaaGAG GTAATTGCTTTGACCGAAGAGATACTGGAGACTACAAAGCAAAATCAGAATTTTCTTTCAGCTATCAGCTCAAGTGCAAGTACATCGGACACCCTGCAGAACTCAAATGGAATAGCTCAGTATGAAATG GATTCCATGAACATGTTAGATCAACAGGATAGATTCCCTGTTGGAACAAAAATTCAAGCAGTTTGGAGTGAAGACGGAGAATG GTATAATGCAACTGTCGAGGCTTGCACTCCAATCGGCTACTTTGTTCGCTTTGATGAATGGGGAAATAAGGAAGAG GTCGACCCTGCCAATGTACGATTACTTcaggatgaagatgatgatgcgGGTGTTGATACTTTATTGAATGCAGAGAAGGAAGCCGAAGCTACTAAACAGGCCTTGAAACGAAAAATTGCGCAAGCAGCAACTGGTGACTTCCAGTCACGAAGTTTACCTGCAAAACTTCGTATAAATCCTGATGACCCTGAAGATGTG AAAGCAGTAAAACGTAAGAAGATTCATTCATTTAAGTCGAAAGTGCGGTTTGAGCAACTAGAGGTGACTCAGAACAAACGTCAAAATGCTTGGCAGCAATTTCAAAGTACAAAAGGCCGTGCAAAGAAG GTTGGTTTCTTCTCAGGGCGCAAAAAAGAGAGCATTTTTAAGTCCCCAGAAGATCCACAGGGCAAGGTGGGGGTAACTGGAAGTGGGAAAGGCTTGACGGATTTTCAGAAACGGGAGAAGCACCTGCACCTAAAGGGAGCTAACATAGACAACGAAAACGGTGAGGCTGATGATTAA
- the LOC110783844 gene encoding uncharacterized protein isoform X1 has protein sequence MQGGEELTIEELTSNISTYKEQLQQVKLLLEDDPGNSEYKDMEKELEEVIALTEEILETTKQNQNFLSAISSSASTSDTLQNSNGIAQYEMDSMNMLDQQDRFPVGTKIQAVWSEDGEWYNATVEACTPIGYFVRFDEWGNKEEVDPANVRLLQDEDDDAGVDTLLNAEKEAEATKQALKRKIAQAATGDFQSRSLPAKLRINPDDPEDVKAVKRKKIHSFKSKVRFEQLEVTQNKRQNAWQQFQSTKGRAKKVGFFSGRKKESIFKSPEDPQGKVGVTGSGKGLTDFQKREKHLHLKGANIDNENGEADD, from the exons ATGCAAGGCGGCGAAGAATTGACCATTGAAGAACTCACTTCGAACATCTCTACCTACAAAGAACAACTACAACAA gtTAAATTGCTCTTGGAGGATGACCCAGGAAATTCTGAATATAAGGacatggaaaaggaacttgaaGAG GTAATTGCTTTGACCGAAGAGATACTGGAGACTACAAAGCAAAATCAGAATTTTCTTTCAGCTATCAGCTCAAGTGCAAGTACATCGGACACCCTGCAGAACTCAAATGGAATAGCTCAGTATGAAATG GATTCCATGAACATGTTAGATCAACAGGATAGATTCCCTGTTGGAACAAAAATTCAAGCAGTTTGGAGTGAAGACGGAGAATG GTATAATGCAACTGTCGAGGCTTGCACTCCAATCGGCTACTTTGTTCGCTTTGATGAATGGGGAAATAAGGAAGAG GTCGACCCTGCCAATGTACGATTACTTcaggatgaagatgatgatgcgGGTGTTGATACTTTATTGAATGCAGAGAAGGAAGCCGAAGCTACTAAACAGGCCTTGAAACGAAAAATTGCGCAAGCAGCAACTGGTGACTTCCAGTCACGAAGTTTACCTGCAAAACTTCGTATAAATCCTGATGACCCTGAAGATGTG AAAGCAGTAAAACGTAAGAAGATTCATTCATTTAAGTCGAAAGTGCGGTTTGAGCAACTAGAGGTGACTCAGAACAAACGTCAAAATGCTTGGCAGCAATTTCAAAGTACAAAAGGCCGTGCAAAGAAG GTTGGTTTCTTCTCAGGGCGCAAAAAAGAGAGCATTTTTAAGTCCCCAGAAGATCCACAGGGCAAGGTGGGGGTAACTGGAAGTGGGAAAGGCTTGACGGATTTTCAGAAACGGGAGAAGCACCTGCACCTAAAGGGAGCTAACATAGACAACGAAAACGGTGAGGCTGATGATTAA
- the LOC110783844 gene encoding uncharacterized protein isoform X2, with translation MYNKLVKLLLEDDPGNSEYKDMEKELEEVIALTEEILETTKQNQNFLSAISSSASTSDTLQNSNGIAQYEMDSMNMLDQQDRFPVGTKIQAVWSEDGEWYNATVEACTPIGYFVRFDEWGNKEEVDPANVRLLQDEDDDAGVDTLLNAEKEAEATKQALKRKIAQAATGDFQSRSLPAKLRINPDDPEDVKAVKRKKIHSFKSKVRFEQLEVTQNKRQNAWQQFQSTKGRAKKVGFFSGRKKESIFKSPEDPQGKVGVTGSGKGLTDFQKREKHLHLKGANIDNENGEADD, from the exons atgtacaataaattg gtTAAATTGCTCTTGGAGGATGACCCAGGAAATTCTGAATATAAGGacatggaaaaggaacttgaaGAG GTAATTGCTTTGACCGAAGAGATACTGGAGACTACAAAGCAAAATCAGAATTTTCTTTCAGCTATCAGCTCAAGTGCAAGTACATCGGACACCCTGCAGAACTCAAATGGAATAGCTCAGTATGAAATG GATTCCATGAACATGTTAGATCAACAGGATAGATTCCCTGTTGGAACAAAAATTCAAGCAGTTTGGAGTGAAGACGGAGAATG GTATAATGCAACTGTCGAGGCTTGCACTCCAATCGGCTACTTTGTTCGCTTTGATGAATGGGGAAATAAGGAAGAG GTCGACCCTGCCAATGTACGATTACTTcaggatgaagatgatgatgcgGGTGTTGATACTTTATTGAATGCAGAGAAGGAAGCCGAAGCTACTAAACAGGCCTTGAAACGAAAAATTGCGCAAGCAGCAACTGGTGACTTCCAGTCACGAAGTTTACCTGCAAAACTTCGTATAAATCCTGATGACCCTGAAGATGTG AAAGCAGTAAAACGTAAGAAGATTCATTCATTTAAGTCGAAAGTGCGGTTTGAGCAACTAGAGGTGACTCAGAACAAACGTCAAAATGCTTGGCAGCAATTTCAAAGTACAAAAGGCCGTGCAAAGAAG GTTGGTTTCTTCTCAGGGCGCAAAAAAGAGAGCATTTTTAAGTCCCCAGAAGATCCACAGGGCAAGGTGGGGGTAACTGGAAGTGGGAAAGGCTTGACGGATTTTCAGAAACGGGAGAAGCACCTGCACCTAAAGGGAGCTAACATAGACAACGAAAACGGTGAGGCTGATGATTAA